One genomic region from Marinobacter szutsaonensis encodes:
- a CDS encoding TRAP transporter substrate-binding protein produces MNLRKSFFAAVAVAASAFSASALAQETYTLSLAQTWGPNSPILGETTEHFADMVEAMSDGRLKVRVDAANKHKAPFGIFDLVRTGQYDMGHTASYYYKGTIPNAMYFTTIPFGLIAPEMYAWFYHGGGMELMQKVYEPHGLLSFPGGNTGNQMGGWFRKEINSVEDLQGLKMRTPGFAGEVMSELGVAVTNLPPGELYTALERNTIDALEWVGPALDFPMGFHQIAKYYYSGWQEPGAEVQFLINNKTWEKLPADLQNILKVAMRTAAYDMYIQSVHESGIAWDKMQEDYPDVTHKVFPPEVIEALRETTDRLLAEAAEKDPLAKEIITSQRDYLKQVRPWINISDKAYLNSVAGE; encoded by the coding sequence GGCCGAATTCACCGATCCTGGGGGAAACCACCGAGCACTTCGCTGATATGGTCGAAGCCATGTCCGATGGCCGGCTGAAAGTCCGGGTGGATGCCGCCAACAAGCACAAGGCCCCTTTCGGCATTTTCGACCTGGTGCGCACCGGTCAGTATGACATGGGCCACACCGCCTCTTACTACTACAAGGGCACCATTCCCAACGCCATGTACTTCACCACCATCCCGTTCGGCCTGATCGCCCCGGAGATGTACGCCTGGTTCTATCACGGCGGTGGCATGGAACTCATGCAGAAGGTCTACGAGCCCCATGGCCTGCTGTCCTTCCCCGGCGGTAACACCGGCAACCAGATGGGTGGCTGGTTCCGCAAGGAGATCAATTCCGTGGAAGATCTCCAGGGCCTGAAGATGCGTACTCCGGGCTTTGCCGGCGAGGTGATGTCCGAGCTGGGCGTGGCGGTCACGAACCTGCCGCCGGGTGAGCTGTACACCGCCCTTGAACGCAACACCATTGACGCCCTTGAGTGGGTGGGTCCGGCCCTCGATTTCCCGATGGGCTTCCATCAGATCGCCAAGTACTACTACTCCGGCTGGCAGGAGCCGGGCGCCGAGGTGCAGTTCCTGATCAACAACAAGACCTGGGAAAAACTGCCTGCGGACCTGCAGAACATCCTCAAGGTCGCCATGCGTACCGCAGCATATGACATGTACATCCAGAGTGTGCATGAGAGCGGTATTGCCTGGGACAAGATGCAGGAAGACTACCCGGACGTGACCCACAAGGTGTTCCCGCCGGAAGTCATCGAGGCCCTGCGCGAGACCACCGACCGTCTGCTCGCAGAAGCAGCGGAAAAGGATCCGCTGGCCAAGGAAATCATCACCTCCCAGCGTGACTACCTGAAGCAGGTACGCCCCTGGATCAATATCTCGGACAAGGCCTACCTGAACAGTGTTGCCGGCGAGTGA
- the potA gene encoding spermidine/putrescine ABC transporter ATP-binding protein PotA, with amino-acid sequence MKKTLLSLSNLTKQFDGKTVLDSLNLDIYDGEFITLLGPSGCGKTTLLRLMAGFEHPDAGTITLSGDDLTGTPPEHRPLNTVFQHYALFPHMSVFDNVAYGLKMEKRPKEEIRERVEEALAMVQLQDYMRRKPHQLSGGQQQRVAIARAVVKRPRLLLLDEPLSALDYKLRRTMQVELKRLQRELGITFVFVTHDQEEALSMSDRVVVLKDGLVQQLGTPREVYERPANLFTARFVGETNFFPGEVESIHDGSITVDVFGLKRTLRRPDFPVREGQPLHVLLRPEDIRVLDPADEQGVAGKIVERNYKGSTLDSVIHLEDGTEVLASEFFDEDDPAFDYRLGEPVKVSWVDGWEWLLPEEADESVNEDALTDA; translated from the coding sequence ATGAAAAAGACACTGCTTTCTCTGAGTAATCTCACCAAACAGTTTGACGGCAAAACCGTTCTGGATTCCCTGAACCTGGACATCTACGACGGCGAATTCATTACCCTCCTTGGTCCGTCCGGCTGTGGCAAAACCACACTGCTGCGCCTGATGGCGGGCTTCGAACATCCCGATGCCGGCACGATTACTTTGTCCGGAGACGATCTGACCGGCACCCCGCCGGAACACCGCCCCCTCAATACCGTATTCCAGCATTACGCGTTGTTCCCGCACATGTCGGTATTCGACAACGTTGCTTACGGTCTGAAAATGGAGAAGCGGCCGAAGGAGGAGATTCGCGAGCGCGTCGAGGAGGCGCTGGCGATGGTGCAGCTGCAGGACTACATGCGCCGCAAGCCCCATCAGCTGTCCGGTGGCCAGCAGCAACGCGTGGCCATTGCCCGGGCGGTGGTCAAGCGCCCACGACTGCTGCTGCTGGATGAGCCGCTCTCGGCCCTGGATTACAAGCTGCGGCGCACCATGCAGGTGGAGCTTAAGCGGTTGCAGCGGGAGCTGGGCATCACCTTCGTGTTTGTCACCCATGATCAGGAAGAAGCCCTGTCCATGTCCGACCGGGTGGTGGTGCTCAAGGATGGATTGGTCCAGCAACTGGGTACGCCCAGGGAAGTTTACGAGCGCCCGGCCAACCTGTTTACCGCGCGCTTCGTCGGTGAAACCAATTTCTTTCCGGGCGAAGTGGAGTCGATCCATGACGGCTCCATCACGGTGGATGTGTTCGGCCTGAAACGGACCCTGCGCCGCCCGGATTTCCCGGTACGGGAAGGGCAGCCTTTGCACGTGCTGCTGCGGCCCGAGGATATTCGCGTGCTCGACCCGGCCGATGAGCAGGGCGTGGCCGGGAAGATTGTCGAGCGCAACTACAAGGGCAGCACCCTGGACTCGGTGATCCACCTGGAAGATGGTACCGAAGTACTGGCCAGCGAGTTTTTTGACGAGGATGATCCCGCCTTCGATTACCGGTTGGGAGAACCGGTGAAGGTGAGCTGGGTCGATGGCTGGGAGTGGTTGCTCCCGGAGGAAGCGGATGAATCTGTCAATGAGGATGCACTGACCGATGCCTAG
- the potB gene encoding spermidine/putrescine ABC transporter permease PotB: protein MPSITRQPFRTAVLVLVWGWLLFLVLAPNLLVVGASVMTRDPGTFISLPLNLDAYRQLFDPLYLEVFLHSLYMAAMTTLVCLLIGYPFAWALSKLGKQRQLLLIFLLIVPFWTNSLVRTYALKMLLATNGLINSALMGLGWVDEPLQMLYTEGAVIIGLVYLLLPFMILPLYSVFDDLRQELLLASHDLGAGRFATFIHVIVPLTLPGVLAGVMLVLLPAMGLFFVPDILGGSRNLLVGNVIKNQFLDARNWPFGAAASIVLTVTMAILMLAHRLSKQRIGEEGA from the coding sequence ATGCCTAGCATTACCCGGCAGCCGTTCAGGACGGCGGTGCTGGTGCTGGTGTGGGGCTGGTTGCTATTCCTGGTGTTGGCGCCGAACCTGCTAGTGGTGGGTGCCAGTGTGATGACCCGGGATCCGGGAACATTCATCTCATTGCCCCTGAACCTGGATGCCTATCGGCAGCTGTTCGACCCGCTGTACCTGGAGGTGTTTCTGCACTCCCTCTACATGGCGGCGATGACGACCCTGGTCTGCCTGCTGATCGGCTATCCCTTTGCCTGGGCCCTGTCGAAACTGGGCAAGCAGCGCCAGTTGCTGCTGATTTTCCTGCTGATCGTGCCGTTCTGGACTAACTCACTGGTGCGTACCTACGCTCTCAAGATGCTGCTGGCCACCAACGGTCTGATCAACAGTGCCCTGATGGGCCTTGGCTGGGTCGATGAACCACTCCAGATGCTCTATACCGAGGGCGCGGTGATCATCGGTCTGGTCTATCTGCTACTGCCGTTCATGATCCTGCCGCTGTATTCAGTGTTCGATGACCTGCGGCAGGAGTTGCTGCTGGCCTCCCATGACCTGGGTGCCGGCCGCTTCGCCACCTTTATCCACGTGATCGTACCACTGACGCTGCCGGGCGTTCTGGCCGGTGTCATGCTGGTGCTGTTGCCGGCCATGGGGCTGTTCTTCGTGCCTGACATCCTCGGCGGATCCCGGAATTTGCTGGTGGGTAATGTCATCAAGAACCAGTTCCTGGATGCCCGGAACTGGCCGTTTGGCGCAGCCGCCAGCATCGTCCTGACCGTCACCATGGCCATCCTGATGCTGGCTCACCGCCTGAGCAAGCAGCGTATCGGCGAGGAGGGCGCGTGA